The genomic interval CACATGCGTGTCAAGGTGCTGATTGTCGAGGACTCCAAGGCGTCGCGCGAATACATCGCGTCGACGGTGGAGGCCGTGGAGGGCATCGAGGCCATCGTGACGTCGAGCGGGTTCGAGGCCTTGAAGCTCCTGCCTCGCCATCGCTTCGACCTCATCATCACCGACATCAACATGCCCGACATCAACGGGCTGGAGCTCATCAACTTCGTCAAGAAGAACCCCA from Myxococcus stipitatus carries:
- a CDS encoding response regulator encodes the protein MRVKVLIVEDSKASREYIASTVEAVEGIEAIVTSSGFEALKLLPRHRFDLIITDINMPDINGLELINFVKKNPNYRDVPLFIITTEGREQDRDRGMALGAAEYLVKPFEPGSLERLLRRYLKLP